The window CCGGCCCGAAGGGGTCGTCCTCGTGCTGGATGTCGTAGTAGTGAACTACGCAGTCGTCGCCCGCGAGTTCGACCGCCGTGTCGAGGAACTCGTCGGCGCTGTGGGGGAGGTTCATCACCACGCGGTCGGCCCAGTCGGCGTAGTCCGACGCGACCTCTCCACCACCGTCCGACGACCCCGAGACTACATCTCGCACGTCCCCCTGAATCGCGGTTACCCGGTCGGCAACGCCGTTCCGGCGGGCGTTCTCCCGGAGGTACTCCACCGCTCGTTCGTTCAGGTCCACGCCGACGACTTCCGCGTCGCGCTTGGCGAAGGGGACGACGAAGGGACCGACGCCCGCGAACATGTCGAAGGCGCGCTCGCCCGCTTCGACCTGCTCGGCGACGCGGTTGCGCTCGGTGGCGAGGCGCGGCGAGAAGTACACCTCGGCCACGTCGAGCAGGAACTCGCACCCGTACTCGCGGTGGACGGTCTCCGTGCCGTCGCCGACCAGCACCTCCCAGTCGCGAACGCGGAGTTCGCCTTTGACCTTCGAGGCGCGGTTGACGACCGTCTCGACCGGCAGGTCCGAAGCCATCACGGCGTCGGCGATTTCGCGGGCGGTAGCGGGGTCGTCCTCGTCCAGAATCACGATGTCGCCGAGTCGCTCGTAGGTGGGTTCGAAGCCGAGCAGGTCGGTGGGCGTCTCCGGCGTGTCGCGCTCGCCGACCGACCGCGTCACGACCTCCAACTCCGCGGGCACCGCGTCGGCGTCCGTGACCGGGAGATAGAGGTGACCGTCTCCGACTTCGATTTGGAACTCGTCGGCGAGCAGACCCGCCTCGGCCAATCGCTGGCGGGTCTCCTCGCCTCGTTCGCGCTCGACGCGCACGCACGGCGCTTCCATACCACTCGCTTCTCGCGGCGGGCGGTAAGCGTGACGCTTCGCGGGCGGCAGGCCGCGCCGGTCGCGGTCCCCGCGCTGCGGTGTTCGCGCAGGCGTGTCCCGAAGTCGATGGCCGTTTCGAGCGCGAACACCGGCAGGGACGAGAGCCAGCGATATGCCTCCTGCGACTACGAGACTTCGGCTTCGGTGGACTCCGGGGTGCGCTCGTCGTCGCGCGTCCGGTCGAGGACGTTCATGACCCAGTTGGCCGAGACGCCGTGGACGACGATGGACGCGAGCGCGACGAACCCGATTAGCGCCCAGAGTTTGTCGGCGGCGACGAGTAGCTCTATCTCGCCGAACGACGCCTCGTTGAGCGCGAACGCCAGATAGTAGAACGAACCGATGCCGCGGATACCGAACGACGAGACGACGAGTCGCTCGCTCCACGGCATCGGCGACCCGAGCAGGCCGACGACTCCGGCGAGGGGCCGAACCACGAAGATGAGCGTGAGACCGACCACGACGTCGAGCAGCGTCAGGGGAGCCAGCAGGCCGCCAGCGATGGCCCCGCCGAACAGCACGAGCACGGACGCCATCACGATTCGCTCTATCATCACCGCGTAGTCGTGGAGCGCGACGTAGTACTCGTGCTCCCACTCGT is drawn from Halorussus sp. MSC15.2 and contains these coding sequences:
- a CDS encoding class I SAM-dependent methyltransferase family protein, with the translated sequence MEAPCVRVERERGEETRQRLAEAGLLADEFQIEVGDGHLYLPVTDADAVPAELEVVTRSVGERDTPETPTDLLGFEPTYERLGDIVILDEDDPATAREIADAVMASDLPVETVVNRASKVKGELRVRDWEVLVGDGTETVHREYGCEFLLDVAEVYFSPRLATERNRVAEQVEAGERAFDMFAGVGPFVVPFAKRDAEVVGVDLNERAVEYLRENARRNGVADRVTAIQGDVRDVVSGSSDGGGEVASDYADWADRVVMNLPHSADEFLDTAVELAGDDCVVHYYDIQHEDDPFGPGEAAIRAAAEPEYEVEVETRHVVRSYAPHELNVCLDVRLSR